From Nitrosopumilus zosterae, the proteins below share one genomic window:
- a CDS encoding ParB/Srx family N-terminal domain-containing protein — protein MVKKTSEDYFEKTIPIKDITLDLENPRYHEKLIQTGKKKWTDEMLQEIIEDEDISDILPSIKASGVREPIWIFEKGNGKYEVLEGSRRLVVLRGLVRDKVDPPNSNISYDKVKCHIYPKNTDPRFIDAQRVILQTGKKKWGPFNEASAIYKLVHTDRYTTEEVAKMMRSSVGSVNKELENYKHYVDFTKFIKKDKVQGIEDPRKYLYFQRASAYVRDRFFGTLKEKEKFFKLITPNKHGETRIRSVSLKGGLYDFNKFAQNEIILQKFLKNDRMTIEDALDEYHGTSINDLMPWIKKLKDVAKGINNIDDDDLEKLKKETAIMNQIKRVYLGSKSIIESTK, from the coding sequence ATGGTAAAGAAAACATCTGAAGATTATTTTGAAAAAACTATTCCAATCAAAGACATTACATTGGATCTAGAAAACCCTAGGTATCATGAAAAATTAATTCAAACGGGAAAAAAGAAGTGGACAGATGAAATGCTTCAGGAAATTATTGAGGATGAAGATATTTCAGATATTTTGCCATCGATTAAAGCTTCAGGTGTACGTGAGCCAATATGGATATTTGAAAAAGGTAATGGCAAGTATGAAGTACTTGAGGGCAGTAGAAGATTAGTTGTGCTAAGAGGATTAGTAAGGGATAAAGTTGATCCGCCTAATAGCAATATCTCATATGACAAGGTCAAATGTCATATTTATCCAAAAAATACGGATCCTAGATTCATAGATGCTCAGAGAGTGATTCTACAAACAGGTAAGAAAAAATGGGGGCCATTTAATGAGGCCTCGGCAATTTACAAGCTTGTTCACACAGATCGTTATACAACTGAGGAAGTAGCAAAAATGATGCGAAGTTCAGTAGGTTCAGTAAATAAGGAATTGGAGAACTATAAACACTATGTCGATTTCACCAAATTTATCAAAAAAGATAAAGTGCAAGGAATAGAAGATCCTAGAAAATATTTGTATTTTCAAAGAGCTAGTGCATATGTTAGAGACAGATTCTTTGGAACTTTAAAAGAAAAAGAAAAATTCTTTAAATTAATTACGCCAAATAAACATGGTGAAACAAGAATTCGTTCTGTATCATTAAAAGGAGGTTTGTATGATTTTAATAAATTTGCACAAAATGAAATTATTCTACAAAAATTCTTAAAAAATGATCGAATGACAATTGAAGATGCACTAGATGAATATCATGGTACGTCCATTAATGATTTGATGCCTTGGATCAAAAAATTAAAAGATGTGGCTAAAGGAATTAACAATATAGATGACGATGATCTTGAAAAACTCAAAAAAGAAACCGCCATTATGAATCAAATTAAACGAGTCTACTTGGGTTCTAAATCCATTATTGAATCTACAAAATGA
- a CDS encoding DEAD/DEAH box helicase, producing MKLLHNNLNGILISDGVGVGKTISAGYILLFLISKLNQSGIVVCPPSLLIKWKEELESKFDLKGIVVTNIEELATMENELQTIRSKKRPTVYIMPSSILNKIKFGEKTQVSVIVFDEIHNFRNDETLGYRNARKISLHAEYRVGLSATPINNSIDDFISELSILFPFNSREAVSILIDDLWDQNKSMITNSLVTRFTKEHLGIHFAKRIVKTAEIEYPQEYIRKIKNIISKIPTTRDSFFEKVTYYRLAASSSQAFSKSVGIKEELIEQDPKISAASKIMDEIKNEKWVIFCEFSETVNAIEKEFVNRWTTFVMTGETPLLERQKIINNFRESEKSILIMTPVGSEGLDVQFCSAVMNYDLHWNPMRMEQRIGRIDRVGQEKDKIYIVNLLVNGSIDLRILQVIEEKLSLISNSIFELSSLIKQKSDKVIEIFDKRSFDSEFEISKKFLQSLKYWESFPLEDYSIIPKINIELCNAEKLLKSSKQEHVNWFKNNKEYTKWKNDFIKKSKPIQERINLYS from the coding sequence ATGAAATTACTACATAACAACCTAAATGGAATTCTTATTAGTGATGGGGTGGGTGTTGGAAAAACAATTTCAGCTGGTTACATACTTTTATTTCTTATTTCTAAACTTAATCAATCAGGTATTGTTGTATGTCCTCCATCTTTACTGATAAAATGGAAAGAAGAACTTGAATCAAAATTTGATCTTAAGGGAATTGTTGTCACTAATATTGAAGAACTTGCCACAATGGAAAATGAACTTCAAACTATCAGAAGTAAAAAAAGACCCACAGTCTACATTATGCCTTCGTCCATTTTGAATAAAATTAAGTTTGGCGAGAAAACTCAAGTAAGCGTGATTGTTTTTGATGAGATACATAATTTTAGAAATGATGAAACACTTGGATATAGAAATGCCAGAAAGATTTCTTTACATGCAGAATATCGAGTTGGACTAAGTGCAACACCAATCAATAACTCGATTGATGATTTTATCTCCGAATTAAGCATTTTATTCCCATTTAATAGCAGAGAAGCAGTTTCAATTCTAATTGATGATCTCTGGGATCAAAATAAATCAATGATAACTAATTCATTAGTAACACGATTTACAAAAGAACATCTTGGTATTCACTTTGCAAAAAGAATTGTCAAAACAGCCGAAATAGAGTATCCACAAGAATATATCAGAAAAATCAAAAACATCATCTCAAAAATTCCGACAACAAGAGACTCTTTTTTTGAAAAAGTCACATATTATAGATTGGCCGCAAGTAGTTCTCAAGCATTTAGTAAATCTGTTGGAATTAAAGAAGAATTGATTGAACAAGATCCAAAAATTTCTGCTGCAAGTAAAATTATGGATGAAATAAAGAATGAAAAATGGGTGATTTTTTGCGAATTTTCTGAAACCGTTAATGCAATTGAAAAAGAGTTTGTTAATAGATGGACTACTTTTGTAATGACTGGAGAAACACCTCTCTTAGAAAGGCAAAAAATTATCAATAATTTTCGAGAATCAGAAAAATCGATTCTAATTATGACACCCGTGGGATCTGAGGGATTAGATGTTCAGTTTTGTAGTGCTGTAATGAATTATGATTTGCATTGGAATCCAATGCGGATGGAACAAAGAATTGGAAGAATTGATAGAGTTGGTCAAGAAAAAGACAAGATCTATATTGTAAATTTACTTGTAAATGGTAGTATAGATTTGAGAATTTTGCAAGTCATTGAGGAAAAATTATCTCTGATTTCAAACTCCATCTTTGAACTTTCTTCACTAATTAAACAAAAATCAGATAAAGTAATTGAAATTTTTGATAAAAGATCATTTGATAGTGAATTTGAAATAAGTAAAAAATTCTTGCAATCATTGAAATACTGGGAATCTTTTCCGTTAGAAGATTATTCAATCATCCCTAAAATCAATATTGAATTGTGTAATGCTGAAAAATTATTGAAAAGTTCCAAACAAGAACATGTGAACTGGTTTAAAAATAATAAAGAATATACTAAATGGAAAAATGATTTTATAAAAAAATCAAAACCAATTCAAGAAAGAATTAATCTATATTCATGA
- a CDS encoding site-specific integrase has translation MEITLEKINTRSDPYQLFLDSVKNKETVRRYRNLLYTFLKLIPNQIYHDVLGEVPPDREKETLAKYFVDVARKDSEIAANIIAAYIKEDKKRIESGEISPQTIPNHIKPIKVLLDSNRIAIHWKSLTKLYPRITRGSNDRAYTREEIQKMLEVSKDITDKVIILMYSSGGFRLEAWDYFTWKDLVFFKNNDGSYKGAALIVYRNDPEQYWTFITPESCKALEIYREKWKSEIGQYPKPEEPLIRTVKFPMIRRLNQKGVRKRVEKVVREIGLRPPLPPGKRRHEVKLDHGFRKFFNTNLRRAKVDFLDKEDMMGHKIGLERHYERYQEEDFERFPEYEKAIPFLTISDEERAKLENIKLRQEKSELEKKNAELEAIKVKLDELWADKQRMENNN, from the coding sequence ATGGAAATTACCCTAGAAAAGATCAACACCAGAAGCGATCCCTACCAATTGTTTTTAGACTCAGTAAAAAATAAGGAAACTGTTAGACGATACAGAAACTTACTCTACACGTTTCTCAAACTAATTCCAAATCAGATTTACCATGATGTATTAGGAGAAGTACCTCCAGATAGAGAAAAAGAAACACTTGCAAAATATTTTGTAGATGTTGCAAGAAAAGATTCTGAGATTGCTGCAAATATTATTGCAGCATACATCAAAGAAGACAAAAAAAGAATAGAATCTGGTGAAATTAGTCCCCAAACCATCCCAAATCATATCAAGCCAATCAAGGTTTTACTTGATTCTAATCGCATTGCAATTCACTGGAAATCTCTTACAAAACTATACCCTAGAATCACAAGAGGATCAAATGACAGAGCATACACACGAGAAGAAATACAAAAAATGCTCGAGGTTTCAAAAGACATTACAGATAAAGTGATTATCCTGATGTACTCCTCAGGAGGATTCAGACTCGAAGCGTGGGATTACTTTACTTGGAAGGATTTGGTCTTTTTCAAAAATAATGATGGAAGTTACAAAGGTGCAGCATTGATTGTTTATAGAAATGATCCGGAACAATACTGGACATTTATCACGCCAGAGTCATGTAAAGCCCTGGAAATTTATCGTGAGAAATGGAAATCAGAGATTGGGCAATATCCAAAACCAGAGGAACCATTAATCAGGACAGTAAAATTCCCCATGATTCGCAGACTCAATCAAAAAGGAGTAAGAAAAAGAGTAGAAAAAGTAGTTAGAGAGATAGGCCTTAGACCACCATTGCCTCCAGGAAAAAGAAGACATGAGGTAAAACTTGATCATGGTTTTAGAAAATTCTTTAACACAAATCTACGACGTGCCAAAGTTGATTTTTTGGACAAAGAGGACATGATGGGTCACAAAATAGGTCTAGAAAGACATTATGAGAGATATCAGGAAGAAGATTTTGAACGATTCCCAGAATATGAAAAAGCCATTCCTTTTCTAACCATATCTGATGAGGAAAGAGCCAAACTAGAAAACATAAAGTTAAGACAAGAGAAATCTGAACTGGAAAAGAAGAATGCAGAGCTAGAAGCTATAAAGGTAAAATTAGACGAACTTTGGGCAGACAAGCAACGCATGGAAAATAACAATTAA
- a CDS encoding 50S ribosomal protein L40e, translating to MPITDPEKKRIAQQARLVMRICFKCGCRNDIGASRCRKCRNPYLRLKNRNLGVKK from the coding sequence ATGCCCATTACAGACCCAGAAAAGAAACGAATTGCACAGCAAGCACGTCTAGTCATGAGAATTTGCTTCAAATGTGGATGCAGAAACGATATTGGCGCATCACGATGTAGAAAATGCAGAAACCCATACTTGAGACTAAAGAACAGAAATCTGGGCGTAAAGAAATAG
- a CDS encoding MT-A70 family methyltransferase, whose translation MTQEITEKPTGYSIYKKTVKKRTIRSHLPEEKFYPALPKTKFDIIYADPPWDYNGKLQFDKSSKDKENLDTSKNLFISTSGFKYPTLKTEKMKEIPIQKIAKDDSLLFMWTTNPHLAQSIELGKAWGFEYRTVAFIWDKMVHNPGKYTLSNCELCLVFKHGRIPTPRGARNIRQLIRVPRGKHSEKPKEVMVAIEAMFPHHKRIELFAREKVKGWSNWGLHLDHWG comes from the coding sequence ATGACACAGGAGATAACCGAAAAACCAACGGGTTATTCTATTTACAAAAAAACTGTCAAAAAGCGTACCATACGTAGTCATTTACCAGAAGAAAAATTTTATCCAGCATTACCAAAAACCAAATTTGATATAATTTATGCAGACCCACCTTGGGATTATAATGGAAAATTACAATTTGATAAAAGCAGCAAAGATAAAGAAAATCTCGACACATCAAAAAATCTATTCATAAGTACTTCGGGATTCAAGTATCCAACTTTAAAAACAGAAAAAATGAAAGAGATCCCTATTCAAAAAATTGCAAAAGATGATTCTTTATTATTTATGTGGACTACAAATCCTCATTTAGCACAATCCATTGAATTAGGAAAAGCATGGGGTTTTGAGTATAGAACTGTTGCTTTTATTTGGGATAAAATGGTGCATAACCCTGGCAAATACACACTTTCTAATTGTGAGTTATGTCTTGTATTCAAACATGGCAGAATCCCAACACCTAGAGGTGCCAGAAACATTCGTCAACTAATCAGAGTGCCAAGAGGAAAACATAGTGAGAAACCCAAAGAAGTCATGGTAGCAATTGAGGCAATGTTTCCACATCACAAACGAATTGAATTATTTGCACGGGAAAAAGTAAAAGGATGGAGTAATTGGGGATTGCATTTGGATCATTGGGGATAA
- a CDS encoding restriction endonuclease, giving the protein MSKILSDEDVDHKLRKYQKVLLSLEDVNKKGKSIIVSKYEEFVTQLQKQLQIKPLLIKADWKNEEKEEVMFAMKYHKFREEFEIVVMPTWSEIGIVSKLYNEYLNEQINDKIKNLTQPQSVVLIENVLSDSKIEWIKDFRLNPKASDDEGTDFTAVLYIDRDGSISHDEFGKWVEIVGQLKHLKGEMGPSDMRDFIGTIKTSKKKHGMVISTNGFTKRTIDAVDSSKFTIFCYDSNFITDLIIKHKIGMKEYRIKAGLIPDDEWWDEIRIFS; this is encoded by the coding sequence GTGTCAAAAATTCTTTCAGACGAAGATGTAGATCATAAATTACGTAAATACCAAAAAGTTTTACTTTCACTTGAGGATGTGAACAAAAAAGGAAAATCCATAATCGTATCAAAATATGAAGAATTTGTCACTCAGCTTCAAAAACAATTGCAAATCAAACCTCTTTTGATAAAAGCTGATTGGAAAAATGAAGAAAAAGAAGAGGTCATGTTTGCTATGAAATATCATAAATTTAGAGAAGAATTTGAGATAGTAGTTATGCCAACATGGTCTGAAATTGGCATAGTTTCAAAATTGTACAATGAGTATCTTAATGAACAAATTAATGATAAAATCAAAAACTTGACTCAGCCACAATCAGTGGTATTAATTGAAAATGTACTAAGTGATTCAAAAATAGAGTGGATCAAAGATTTTAGATTAAATCCAAAAGCCTCAGATGATGAAGGTACTGATTTTACAGCTGTGCTATACATAGATAGAGATGGTTCAATCTCTCATGATGAATTTGGAAAATGGGTTGAAATTGTTGGTCAGTTAAAGCATCTAAAGGGCGAAATGGGTCCAAGTGATATGCGTGATTTCATAGGAACCATAAAGACTTCCAAGAAAAAGCATGGTATGGTAATTAGCACTAACGGATTTACCAAAAGAACTATTGATGCAGTTGACTCTTCAAAATTCACAATTTTCTGTTATGATTCAAATTTCATTACAGATCTAATCATAAAACATAAAATTGGAATGAAAGAATATCGAATTAAAGCAGGTTTAATTCCTGATGATGAATGGTGGGATGAAATTAGAATCTTTTCTTAG
- a CDS encoding succinate--CoA ligase subunit alpha, with protein sequence MTDIFGLLKGKPGEPDYEKKGVIVQGITGSYGSLHAANMIAYGTNVVAGVTPGKGGQAWNDSVPIYNTMQEAVDKTNAKISIIFVPAKFFLGAAKEALEAGIKLLVAIPEHVPIRDTMETLELANKKGAVVIGPNTPGIMIPELIKIGIMPPMPFKAGKIAVLSKSGTLLYEISDALTNAGFGQSITIGIGGDPINGTRLIDAFEMVKDIPDLEGMVVVGEIGGDSEEILAQRIIDSGFNKPTVAYIAGRAAPKEKRMGHAGAIVMGTYGSAESKISMFNKANIPVAKRPAEVPVLLAGKMEKSD encoded by the coding sequence ATGACAGACATTTTTGGATTGCTAAAGGGAAAACCTGGAGAACCAGACTATGAGAAAAAAGGGGTGATAGTTCAAGGGATTACAGGATCGTACGGTTCACTACATGCAGCAAATATGATAGCGTATGGAACAAATGTAGTAGCAGGAGTTACTCCGGGCAAAGGAGGCCAAGCATGGAATGATAGCGTACCAATTTACAACACAATGCAAGAGGCAGTTGATAAAACAAATGCAAAAATTTCAATTATTTTTGTTCCAGCTAAATTCTTTCTGGGAGCCGCCAAAGAAGCTCTGGAAGCAGGAATCAAATTACTAGTTGCAATTCCAGAACACGTTCCAATAAGAGACACAATGGAGACGCTAGAATTGGCAAATAAAAAAGGAGCAGTGGTAATAGGGCCAAATACTCCAGGGATAATGATTCCAGAATTAATCAAAATTGGAATTATGCCACCAATGCCGTTCAAAGCAGGAAAGATTGCAGTATTATCAAAAAGTGGGACCTTACTTTATGAAATTTCAGATGCATTAACCAATGCAGGGTTTGGTCAATCAATCACCATTGGAATTGGTGGAGACCCGATTAATGGAACAAGACTGATTGACGCTTTTGAAATGGTAAAAGATATTCCGGACTTGGAAGGAATGGTAGTGGTTGGGGAAATAGGCGGAGACTCGGAGGAAATTTTAGCTCAAAGAATCATTGATAGTGGATTTAACAAGCCCACCGTAGCATACATTGCAGGAAGAGCAGCCCCCAAAGAAAAGAGAATGGGGCACGCAGGAGCAATAGTGATGGGAACATATGGGTCAGCAGAGTCCAAGATTTCAATGTTTAACAAGGCAAACATCCCTGTAGCAAAAAGACCTGCCGAAGTACCAGTATTATTAGCAGGAAAAATGGAAAAATCCGATTAA
- a CDS encoding Spo0J and IME4 domain-containing protein: MDLHVNPELFALVPEPTKEDFAALKKSIEANGQHNPIIVWKDPVSSKDFIIDGHSRYETCKQLKIEPIIEYKQFDNWLVAMKFAVQVNSNRRHLSAIQKVELALREIEIEGKIAKERQKSTLPKKGEKGFQKSVPNGMHTGNTCEIVSKKTGLSSRTVARLKRILDDGTDELKRDVASGKKTAASAERLIKLEQIHTNPISLPEGKFKIILCDVPYKYDFEGEGAPNYPTLSEEEIIKLKDQHGRPITDLFATDAIIFFWAPFPKLEDALRIIHAWGFSYKTGIVWSKEKEGISQQGTGHYVVATCETILIATKGKPGIPLPKNRPLGILRAPRTNTHSQKPDITRHWIEKMYPNEKYLELFARETAKGWTAWGNQLDFPKITKPVIKKGILDYLER; encoded by the coding sequence GTGGATTTACATGTTAATCCTGAACTGTTTGCACTAGTTCCTGAACCAACAAAAGAAGATTTTGCTGCACTGAAAAAATCAATAGAGGCTAACGGACAACACAATCCAATTATTGTTTGGAAAGATCCTGTTTCAAGTAAAGATTTCATAATTGATGGTCATTCACGCTATGAAACTTGTAAACAATTAAAGATAGAACCAATAATAGAATACAAACAATTTGATAACTGGCTTGTTGCTATGAAATTTGCAGTTCAAGTAAATAGCAACAGACGACATCTTAGTGCTATTCAAAAAGTGGAGCTTGCTTTACGAGAGATTGAAATTGAAGGAAAAATTGCTAAAGAACGTCAAAAATCCACTCTTCCCAAGAAAGGCGAGAAAGGATTTCAAAAATCTGTGCCAAATGGCATGCACACTGGAAATACCTGTGAGATAGTATCTAAAAAAACAGGTCTAAGTTCACGAACTGTTGCACGATTGAAGCGAATATTAGATGATGGGACAGATGAACTAAAACGTGATGTTGCTTCTGGTAAAAAGACTGCAGCATCTGCTGAACGCCTAATAAAATTAGAACAAATTCATACAAACCCCATATCTTTGCCTGAGGGTAAATTCAAAATAATATTGTGTGATGTGCCTTACAAATATGATTTTGAGGGAGAAGGAGCACCAAACTATCCTACTCTGTCAGAAGAAGAAATTATCAAACTCAAAGACCAACACGGCAGACCCATAACTGACTTGTTTGCAACTGATGCAATAATCTTCTTCTGGGCACCATTTCCTAAGCTAGAAGACGCATTACGCATAATTCATGCCTGGGGATTTTCTTACAAAACGGGCATAGTCTGGTCCAAAGAAAAAGAAGGCATTTCACAGCAAGGAACAGGCCATTATGTTGTTGCGACTTGTGAGACAATACTCATTGCAACCAAAGGAAAACCAGGTATACCTCTACCAAAAAACAGACCTCTCGGAATACTTAGGGCACCAAGAACTAACACCCATTCTCAAAAACCAGACATTACAAGACATTGGATTGAAAAGATGTACCCTAATGAAAAATATCTAGAGTTGTTTGCAAGAGAAACTGCAAAAGGATGGACTGCCTGGGGCAATCAACTGGATTTCCCAAAAATAACCAAACCAGTTATCAAAAAAGGAATTTTGGATTATCTTGAAAGATAA
- a CDS encoding HTH domain-containing protein, whose protein sequence is MKKSKNLKIVGVRMSDANDSIHGIVVRILKQSGKPMRVKDITEKVLKIKKIHSKTPMNSVVNKLQTSKHVIRIGHGLYSYKE, encoded by the coding sequence ATGAAAAAATCTAAAAATCTAAAAATTGTTGGTGTGAGAATGAGTGATGCAAATGATTCTATTCACGGTATCGTTGTACGTATTTTGAAACAATCTGGTAAACCTATGAGGGTTAAAGACATAACAGAAAAAGTATTAAAAATTAAAAAAATTCATAGTAAAACTCCCATGAATTCTGTTGTCAATAAATTACAAACATCAAAACATGTTATTCGTATCGGACACGGATT
- the dps gene encoding DNA protection during starvation protein: MSESNTPNVVGINVLKQNGLDVDELLKELIKNAAVEFTAYYYFTNLRAHCTGLEGEGLKGIIEDARLEDLSHFESCLERIYQLGGALPNDATEFIKMSGCEFLQLPANPTDHKAILEKCLKAEQGAIVNWNKICLMTIGKDPATYDIAKDILAEEIEHESWFLELIYGRPSGHMRRKYSGERPHTRKHSRALDMA; encoded by the coding sequence ATGTCTGAATCAAACACACCAAATGTTGTTGGAATCAATGTTCTAAAACAAAATGGCCTTGATGTCGATGAATTGTTAAAGGAATTAATCAAGAATGCAGCAGTAGAGTTTACTGCATACTATTACTTTACCAATCTAAGAGCGCATTGTACAGGCCTAGAAGGAGAAGGACTCAAAGGAATTATCGAGGATGCAAGATTAGAGGATCTTAGCCACTTCGAATCATGCCTGGAAAGAATCTACCAATTAGGCGGGGCCCTTCCAAATGACGCAACAGAATTCATCAAAATGTCAGGTTGTGAATTCCTGCAGCTTCCAGCAAACCCAACTGATCACAAGGCAATTCTAGAGAAATGTCTCAAAGCTGAACAGGGTGCAATTGTCAACTGGAATAAAATTTGCCTGATGACAATAGGAAAAGATCCTGCAACATATGATATTGCAAAAGATATCTTAGCTGAAGAGATTGAACACGAGTCTTGGTTCTTAGAGTTAATCTATGGACGACCATCAGGACACATGAGAAGAAAATATTCTGGTGAAAGACCACATACTAGAAAACACTCTAGAGCACTTGATATGGCTTAA
- a CDS encoding ParB/RepB/Spo0J family partition protein, which produces MKSILKEIPVEAIQLDDENPRLRFSKIERGIKNWTQENMMEEIQDSPVFNRLFDSIHEYGVIDPIWVYDLANGSYQVIEGNMRVTVLRELIKKKIPSSGGINYKSVRAHVVPNSTSQVDLEVQKAILQTGKTPWGAFNEAAHIYNLFWKNKISIEDIASMLGKSRSYIDNEIDNFKFYLEFIEYGKKKGDYEVDPKKYSFFKDAPGTIKQKFFKSPVSRKNYFELITPNKNGITRIPSVSLKGGLRTFGKIVEDDAILKKFLNDARMTVDDAFLEFTEKNYLSKLPWIKKIPSVSKSMNKLNKFERKKIFENPESKKTLTDLYKELKKFFK; this is translated from the coding sequence ATGAAATCAATTCTAAAAGAAATTCCTGTAGAAGCTATTCAGTTAGATGATGAGAACCCAAGATTAAGATTTTCAAAAATTGAACGTGGTATTAAAAACTGGACTCAGGAAAACATGATGGAAGAGATTCAAGATTCTCCAGTTTTTAACAGACTTTTCGATTCCATTCATGAATATGGTGTAATTGATCCTATTTGGGTTTATGATTTAGCAAATGGATCCTATCAGGTGATTGAAGGAAATATGAGAGTAACCGTTTTACGTGAATTAATTAAGAAAAAAATTCCGTCATCTGGTGGAATAAACTACAAATCAGTACGTGCTCATGTTGTTCCAAATAGTACAAGTCAAGTTGATCTTGAAGTTCAAAAGGCAATTTTACAAACAGGTAAAACTCCATGGGGTGCATTTAATGAAGCAGCTCATATCTACAATTTATTCTGGAAAAATAAGATAAGTATTGAGGACATTGCAAGCATGTTAGGAAAATCACGAAGTTATATAGACAACGAAATAGATAATTTCAAATTTTATCTAGAATTTATTGAATATGGTAAGAAAAAAGGAGATTATGAAGTAGACCCTAAGAAATATTCTTTTTTCAAAGATGCACCAGGAACAATAAAACAAAAATTTTTTAAATCTCCAGTTTCAAGAAAAAATTATTTTGAGTTAATTACGCCAAATAAAAATGGTATAACAAGAATTCCAAGTGTTTCATTAAAAGGAGGATTAAGAACTTTTGGAAAAATTGTAGAAGATGATGCTATTTTGAAAAAATTTCTAAACGACGCAAGAATGACTGTGGATGATGCATTTCTAGAATTCACTGAAAAAAATTATTTAAGCAAATTGCCTTGGATTAAAAAAATTCCAAGTGTTTCAAAAAGCATGAATAAATTAAACAAATTTGAAAGAAAAAAAATATTTGAAAATCCTGAATCAAAGAAAACATTAACTGATCTTTATAAAGAATTAAAGAAGTTTTTTAAATAA
- a CDS encoding succinate--CoA ligase subunit beta, protein MQLLEFQAKELFREYGINLLPSISSTNIEEGRKHAKELGYPFVIKIQVPVGGRGKAGGIQKCQNDDEFELKYPQVMDLTIKGEKARAILLEKMADIKKELYLSLFLNRSKRCYTIIASSEGGVEIESVKNQIIKEVGLGDVSDEIAREVAKEIGLQGNTAEQFVDTLKKLSKLTIEKEAELVEINPLAIMQDDSIMALDGKFVTDDNSNFRHPELQKYQEKTEIEEQAEKSGFSLVELEGDIAVVGNGAGLVMSTLDMLSDNGGKPACFLDVGGGATTESVYEALTLISKLSRVKGILVNLYGGIVKTTVVAEAFLKAYEDNLIDLPVFARLKGTESDKAKEMLQGSRTNIFDSVEGAINAAVMGIKK, encoded by the coding sequence ATGCAGTTATTAGAATTTCAAGCCAAAGAGTTATTTCGAGAATATGGAATCAATTTGCTTCCCAGTATTTCATCTACAAATATAGAAGAAGGCAGAAAACATGCAAAAGAGTTAGGATATCCATTTGTAATTAAAATCCAAGTGCCAGTAGGCGGAAGAGGAAAGGCAGGAGGCATTCAAAAATGTCAAAACGACGATGAGTTTGAACTAAAATATCCTCAGGTAATGGATTTGACAATAAAGGGAGAAAAAGCAAGAGCGATTTTGCTTGAAAAAATGGCTGACATCAAAAAAGAGTTGTATTTATCATTATTTTTGAATCGTTCAAAGAGATGCTACACAATTATTGCATCATCTGAAGGAGGTGTGGAGATTGAGTCAGTAAAAAACCAAATTATTAAAGAAGTCGGGTTGGGCGATGTTTCAGACGAGATTGCAAGAGAAGTTGCAAAAGAGATAGGATTGCAAGGAAATACAGCAGAACAATTTGTAGATACACTAAAGAAATTATCAAAACTCACCATTGAAAAAGAAGCAGAGCTTGTAGAAATTAATCCTCTTGCAATCATGCAAGACGATTCAATCATGGCCCTTGATGGCAAATTTGTAACAGATGACAACAGTAACTTTAGACACCCAGAATTACAAAAATATCAAGAGAAGACGGAAATTGAAGAGCAAGCTGAAAAAAGTGGATTTTCTTTAGTAGAGTTAGAGGGGGACATTGCAGTTGTGGGAAACGGTGCAGGACTAGTGATGTCCACACTAGATATGCTATCAGACAATGGTGGCAAGCCAGCATGTTTCTTAGATGTTGGTGGTGGTGCGACTACAGAGTCAGTTTATGAAGCATTGACTTTGATCAGCAAATTAAGCAGGGTTAAAGGAATTCTAGTGAACCTCTATGGAGGAATTGTAAAAACAACAGTAGTGGCAGAGGCATTTCTAAAAGCTTATGAGGATAATTTAATCGACTTGCCAGTATTTGCAAGACTAAAGGGAACTGAATCAGATAAAGCAAAAGAGATGTTACAAGGTTCTAGAACCAACATATTTGATTCAGTTGAAGGTGCAATCAATGCTGCAGTGATGGGAATAAAGAAATGA